CGATCGCTCGCGCATCGAGGCGCTGGTGCGCTCGGACCGTCTCCTCATCGGACCGTGGTACGTGCTCGCCGACAACCTGCTCGTCTCGGGCGAGTCGCTGCTCCGCAACTTCCAGGAAGGACTGCGGGTCTCTGGTTCGTTCGGTCGCGCGATGCGCGTCGGCTACGTCGCGGATCCCTTCGGCCATCCCGCGCAGACGCCGCAGATCCTTCGCGGCTTCGGATACAGCTCGTACGTCTTCTCGCGTGGCGTCGGCGACGAGGGCGAACGGGTCGGCGCGGAGTTCCGCTGGCAGGCGCCGTCGGGAGACCGCGTTCTCGCGACGCACCTCGTCGACCACTACTCAGGCGGGCTACAGCTGGTGGGGGAGCTCAGCGAGACGCCGGAGCAGCTTCGCGCGAGGATCCGCCGCCGGTTGGGCCGGATGCTCGACGTCACGACGGCGTACGCGAACGGCAAGACGCTGCTGTTCATGGTCGGCGACGATCACGTCGACGCGTACCCGCGCCTGCCCGAAGCGGTCGCCGCGCTTCACGAGGCCGCGAGGAACATCGATGCGCGCATCGGGAACCTCGAGGAGTACGAGGCCGAGATGGCCGAGCCGCGCGGCGAGGTCGTCGGCGAGATGGTGCGCGGCAAGTACCGCCCGATCCTCCGCGGCGTGAATTCCGCGCGTGTCTGGATCAAGCAGGAGAACGCCCGGTGCGAGCGGCTGCTCCTGGAGCGCTGCGAGCCGCTCGACGCGCTCGCGGGCGGGATCGCGCGCGACGAGGTGCGCTCGCTGTGGCGCACGCTCCTCCAGAACCACCCGCACGACTCCATCTGCGGCTGTTCGATCGACGCCGTGCACGACGTCGACATGGCGCCGCGTTTCGCGCGCGTCCGGACGGAGGGCGAGGCGCTCGCGGCCCGACTCGAGCGGCGGCTTGCCGGGCGCGGGAACGTGCCGGTCGTGTGGAGCGCGGTGCCCTGGGAGCGCGCCGCTGTCGTCACGCTCGACGGACGACCCACGCGCGTGCACTGCGCCGCGCTCGGTACGGCGCCGGCGCAGCGCGCGGAAGGCCCAGGGGTTGCGTCCTCGGACAAGGGAGTCATCGAGAACGAGGCCCTGCGCGTCGAGGTCGCGCTCGACGGCTCGTTCGTGGTGACCGACCGCGCGAGCGGCGAGCGTTCCGGCCCGCACGGCGCGCTGCTCGACGAGGGCGACCGTGGCGACGAATACACCTATTCGTATGCGGGCCCGACGCTCGGGTCGCGCGATCTCGCTGGGACGCGGCGCGCTTCGGTCGCCGGCGATCGCGCCACCGTGACGGTCGAGTTCGAGCTGCGGCTTCCCGCAGGTCTACGGGAAGACCGCCTGGCTCGCACGCCGGAGCTTGTACCGTGCCCGGTCCGCAGCGAGATATCGCTCGACGCCGGTGCGCGACGCGTGGATGTGCGCATCGTGGTCGATAACCAGGCACGCGATCACCGGCTGCGCGTGCTGTGTGAGACCGGCACGCGGTCGCTGACGCACGTCGCGGGCGCGGCCTTCGCCTGGCTGGAGCGCGAGACGCGCGTTGCCCCGCGCCCGGGCTGGATCGAGCAGCCGACCGCTGAGCGCGCACTCCACGACCTCGTGGCAGTCCAGGGAGCGACGCGCGGTGTCGCCATCGGCGTCGACGGCCTTCGCGAGTACGCCGTTCTTCACGACGGGCGGACGATCGCGATCACGCTCCTCAGGGCGGTGGGGTTCCTGTCGCGCGGCGATCTCCCCGAACGCAAGGGACACGCCGGACCCGCGCTGGTGACACCGAGCGCGCAGTGCATCGGCGAGCGTGCGTACCGCTACTGCGTCGTGCCGCTCGGAGGCGACATGACGCTGCCGCGCGCCGCGCGAGAGATCCGCGAGTGGCTCTCACCCCCGTGGAGCGGCCAGGGCGACGCGGCATGGCGCTCCTTCTATTCGGTCGAGGGCGATCCGGCGGTCCAGCCGTCCGCGCTGCGCGCGGGCCCGGACGGCGCGATCGTTGCGCGTGTCTTCAATCCGTCGCGCGACCCGTCGTCCGTGACGCTCCGCTTCGCGCGGCCTGCGCTGGATGCCCGTGCCGTCGATCTGCGCGAAGGCGATCTCGCCCTGGGCAACACGGGACTCGACATCGTCCGCACCGCGGCACCGCCGGATGTCGCCGACGGCACGGTCGCCGTCAGGCTCGCGCCGTACGAGATCGGTACGTACCTCGTCCGCCTCGCCTGAACGCGGTACCTCTTTTGTGTCATGCCTCGTCGCACGAACGTGTGACGGGCGAGGGACAGACACGAGGCATCTCGCGGTCTAACGTCGCGGCATGCGCCGGACCCTCTTGCTCGCACTCGTACTGCTCGCCATCGTCGTTGCGCCCGCAGCCGCCGATGATGACCGCACGCATTTCCGTCGGACGACGCCGCGCGCGACGCTCGAAGAGCAAGCTGGCATCTTCGCGCTCGGCGTTCCGAGTGGACGCGCCTGGGGCATCGAGAGCGAGCTCCGTCCGTTGCCGCCTGAGGGTGCCCTCGCTGTGCGCCTGGCCGTCTCGGATAGCGAGGTGCGTGAGGCCTTCGTCCGCATCGCTTACTACGCGAGCGCGACGGGGCGTCCCCGGCAGATCGCCATAGCCGACAGCGAGGCCGTAGCGGCCGGCGAGGGACGCGTCCTGTTCGTGCGGCTGGATCCGCCGCCCGGCGCGGTGGCCTACCGGATCCGCGTCCTGGCGCGCGTCCGGCCGGACGCCGACCGCTCGCGCGACGACGCCGTCCAGGCGCGTGTGACGCTCATCGACCGGGCGGCAACGCGGTTCGGCTCGTTGTTCTCGCGCCTGCTGCCCGACGCGCCTTGACATTAGACTGACCGCGGGATGGCGACGGTCACCTACGACCACGTGACGAAGAGCTTCGGTGACTTCACCGCGGTCAAGGATCTGAATCTGCAGGTCCGGGACGAGGAGTTCCTCGTTCTCGTGGGCCCGTCGGGCTGCGGCAAGACGACCGCGCTCCGGATGCTCGCCGGGTTGGAAGAGCAGAGCACCGGGGATATCTTCATCGGCGAGCGCCGCGTGAACGATGTCGCCCCGAAGGACCGCGACATCGCCATGGTCTTCCAGAACTACGCGCTCTATCCGCACATGAGCGTGTACGACAACATCGCGTTCGGCCTCAAGCTCCGGAACGTCGCGCGCCCCGAGATCGAGCGGCGTGTGAACGAGGTCGCGGAGATGCTCTCGATCGGTCAAC
This portion of the Candidatus Limnocylindria bacterium genome encodes:
- a CDS encoding phosphatase PAP2 family protein; the protein is MEGVFAFDRQLYGAIVTAVSNNLLLAFLAIIVAYLNWNGLVWWIAGLFVARSRDWGRRGLWGMLTVYLGLCDGWLTAELLKLVFQRPRPFTVVLDLPRPLIDEPTSFSFPSGDATFAFGAAVALGQVAPAWRLPALLFAFAVAFERVAVGVHYPIDVTAGAILGTVSGLTAPLVVGLLRRRVRWRAFVVPHTHWDREWYERFEGYRARLVPMVSKLLDLLERDDAFRSFTFDGHTIWAEDYLEKRPADRSRIEALVRSDRLLIGPWYVLADNLLVSGESLLRNFQEGLRVSGSFGRAMRVGYVADPFGHPAQTPQILRGFGYSSYVFSRGVGDEGERVGAEFRWQAPSGDRVLATHLVDHYSGGLQLVGELSETPEQLRARIRRRLGRMLDVTTAYANGKTLLFMVGDDHVDAYPRLPEAVAALHEAARNIDARIGNLEEYEAEMAEPRGEVVGEMVRGKYRPILRGVNSARVWIKQENARCERLLLERCEPLDALAGGIARDEVRSLWRTLLQNHPHDSICGCSIDAVHDVDMAPRFARVRTEGEALAARLERRLAGRGNVPVVWSAVPWERAAVVTLDGRPTRVHCAALGTAPAQRAEGPGVASSDKGVIENEALRVEVALDGSFVVTDRASGERSGPHGALLDEGDRGDEYTYSYAGPTLGSRDLAGTRRASVAGDRATVTVEFELRLPAGLREDRLARTPELVPCPVRSEISLDAGARRVDVRIVVDNQARDHRLRVLCETGTRSLTHVAGAAFAWLERETRVAPRPGWIEQPTAERALHDLVAVQGATRGVAIGVDGLREYAVLHDGRTIAITLLRAVGFLSRGDLPERKGHAGPALVTPSAQCIGERAYRYCVVPLGGDMTLPRAAREIREWLSPPWSGQGDAAWRSFYSVEGDPAVQPSALRAGPDGAIVARVFNPSRDPSSVTLRFARPALDARAVDLREGDLALGNTGLDIVRTAAPPDVADGTVAVRLAPYEIGTYLVRLA